In one Neobacillus sp. CF12 genomic region, the following are encoded:
- a CDS encoding ABC transporter permease, giving the protein MSKIVVRYILPIFLPILIVLVWLYLTEKEVIAAYLIPSPLVVINTFFQFWGDGTLLDDTWISVSRMLQGFSLAVFTGLALGIVMGLFTRVDKFFAGVFNAIRVIPPLAWIPIIILWFGIGEASKVIIIFKGAFFPILLNTIQGIEGVPKGYLEVSKLMGVSKRKVLFQVILPAALPSIFVGLRLGLGTAWMAVVAAELIASESGLGFRITQGRELSQPDVMVIGMAMIGLIGVSMDALITLIQKRVLSWQPGIKS; this is encoded by the coding sequence GTGAGCAAGATAGTAGTAAGATATATTTTACCAATTTTTCTTCCTATATTGATTGTTTTAGTCTGGCTATATTTAACTGAAAAAGAGGTTATTGCAGCCTATTTAATTCCATCACCTTTAGTAGTAATTAATACGTTTTTTCAATTTTGGGGCGATGGTACTCTTTTAGATGATACTTGGATTAGTGTTAGTAGAATGCTGCAAGGTTTTTCCTTGGCAGTTTTCACCGGGCTAGCTTTAGGCATCGTTATGGGGTTGTTTACCCGTGTGGATAAATTTTTTGCAGGTGTATTTAATGCGATAAGGGTAATTCCGCCATTGGCATGGATACCAATCATTATCCTTTGGTTTGGAATTGGTGAGGCTTCTAAAGTCATCATTATATTTAAGGGCGCATTTTTCCCCATTCTTCTAAACACCATTCAAGGAATAGAAGGGGTGCCTAAAGGATATTTAGAGGTATCTAAACTGATGGGAGTAAGTAAGAGGAAAGTGTTATTTCAGGTGATTTTACCCGCGGCACTGCCTTCAATATTTGTTGGTCTAAGATTAGGACTTGGTACTGCCTGGATGGCTGTTGTAGCAGCAGAGTTAATTGCCTCTGAATCGGGATTGGGGTTTAGAATAACGCAAGGCCGAGAACTTTCACAGCCGGATGTCATGGTTATTGGAATGGCGATGATTGGACTGATTGGAGTATCAATGGATGCATTAATAACCTTGATCCAAAAGCGTGTCCTTTCCTGGCAGCCGGGGATTAAATCATAG